A region from the Terriglobia bacterium genome encodes:
- a CDS encoding FumA C-terminus/TtdB family hydratase beta subunit — translation MEYTLSTPIRDDEIEKLRAGDILYLKGILFTARDEAHMHLLEHGVEGLDPRGLALYHCGPIMKQVGGTWQAVAAGPTTSARMDSLEARFLEKFGPKVIVGKGGMGAKTRDALVKHKAVFTNFTGGAGALAAKSLPRVKAVHLLKELGMAEAVWVFETDRFGPLIVTMDSHGRSLHDEVDEVTRARAEEVKARI, via the coding sequence ATGGAATACACGCTCAGCACGCCGATCCGGGACGACGAGATCGAGAAGCTGCGGGCCGGGGACATCCTCTACCTCAAGGGGATCCTGTTCACCGCCCGCGACGAGGCGCACATGCACCTCCTGGAACACGGCGTCGAGGGGCTCGACCCCCGCGGGCTCGCGCTCTACCACTGCGGCCCCATCATGAAGCAGGTCGGCGGGACGTGGCAGGCCGTCGCCGCGGGTCCGACGACCAGCGCCCGCATGGACTCCCTCGAGGCGCGGTTCCTCGAGAAGTTCGGGCCCAAGGTGATCGTCGGGAAGGGGGGCATGGGCGCGAAGACCCGCGACGCGCTGGTGAAGCACAAGGCGGTGTTCACCAACTTCACCGGCGGCGCCGGCGCCCTGGCCGCGAAGTCCCTGCCCAGGGTGAAGGCGGTCCATCTCCTGAAGGAGCTGGGGATGGCCGAGGCGGTCTGGGTGTTCGAGACCGACCGCTTCGGCCCTCTGATCGTGACCATGGACTCGCACGGGCGCTCGCTGCACGACGAGGTGGACGAGGTCACCCGTGCGAGGGCGGAAGAGGTGAAGGCGCGGATCTGA
- a CDS encoding fumarate hydratase translates to MTVGAHIEEAILRASVLIPRDVEDALARAAQKEDSEIARSQLRAILEDVEVARDEKRPICQDTGIVSFYITAGFDFPHTAGIIRQLGRSLVKATGEIPLRPNTAHPLTGANPGDNTGPNMPMVDVMFTEGDSMVIDVLPKGGGSENQSFLWMLTPAEGIKGFRKRLVDHIQRAGGKPCPPLILGIGLGSPADLALRLAKRALSRPLGRHHAEKPVADLEAAILDDLNDLGVGPMGLGGRTTALDVHVEYTFRHPASYPVALAVQCWADRRARVIVSKNLDVRVEQ, encoded by the coding sequence ATGACCGTCGGAGCCCACATCGAGGAGGCGATCCTCCGCGCCTCGGTCCTGATCCCTCGGGACGTCGAGGACGCGCTCGCCCGCGCCGCCCAGAAGGAAGACAGCGAGATCGCCCGCTCGCAGCTCAGGGCGATCCTGGAGGACGTCGAGGTCGCGCGGGACGAGAAGCGGCCGATCTGCCAGGACACCGGCATCGTCTCGTTCTACATCACCGCGGGCTTCGACTTTCCGCACACCGCCGGGATCATCCGGCAGCTCGGCCGAAGCCTGGTGAAGGCCACCGGGGAGATCCCGCTGCGCCCGAACACGGCCCACCCGCTCACCGGCGCGAACCCCGGTGACAACACGGGGCCGAACATGCCGATGGTGGACGTGATGTTCACGGAGGGCGACTCGATGGTGATCGACGTCCTGCCCAAGGGGGGCGGGAGCGAGAACCAGTCGTTCCTCTGGATGCTCACGCCCGCGGAGGGGATCAAGGGGTTCAGGAAGCGGCTCGTCGACCACATCCAGAGGGCCGGCGGGAAGCCGTGCCCGCCGCTGATCCTGGGCATCGGACTGGGCTCGCCCGCGGACCTCGCGCTCAGGCTCGCGAAGCGCGCCCTGTCGAGGCCGCTCGGCCGGCACCACGCCGAGAAGCCGGTCGCCGATCTCGAGGCCGCGATCCTCGACGACCTGAACGACCTGGGCGTCGGGCCGATGGGGCTCGGAGGCCGGACGACGGCGCTCGACGTGCACGTGGAGTACACCTTTCGCCACCCCGCGTCCTACCCGGTCGCCCTCGCCGTGCAGTGCTGGGCGGACCGGCGTGCCCGGGTGATCGTGAGCAAGAACCTCGACGTCAGGGTCGAGCAGTAG
- the amrB gene encoding AmmeMemoRadiSam system protein B, which produces MTSSHFTFTLILAGALAAQAPPASSRVRPSAIAGDWYPGERAVAIGELEQMFADSAPAPALDRRPVALVVPHAGWRWSGVVAAAAFRNLKRGDFSRVVVLGPSHHVPFDGFSVTDADAYATPLGDVPVCQLAVEALRDGKLVRTVPGAEEQEHSVEIELPFLQRALGPFCVVPIVVGETTTESRKAMAERLARLHDGKTLFVFSSDFTHYGPRYRYAPFGPSAVVARGRIRAQNERAVDLILKKDAEGFLKHLEETRDSICGREGIGVLLELLPRISPKAEGVLLARYASIDIPQVEDDNSVTYAAIAFVEGRPSGGKTMETPPAHETCSASAPPFEAAFGRKLLALARATVETQLGGSAAMDAALAALPRDRKDLDQLRGVFVTLNRTDPVEVAREGKLRGCVGQIFPVLPLRNAVIVAAVNAALHDGRFEPVRAEELPRLEVEITLLSPPKTVASWRDIKLGTHGIVIDKAGRRAVFLPQVPGEQGWTLEETLSHLSRKAGLPSDAWKEGAAFSVFTGQVFREGQEAEPSRR; this is translated from the coding sequence ATGACGAGCTCGCACTTCACGTTCACGCTGATCCTCGCCGGAGCGCTCGCCGCCCAGGCCCCGCCCGCGTCGTCGCGGGTCCGGCCTTCGGCCATCGCCGGGGACTGGTATCCCGGTGAACGGGCGGTCGCGATCGGGGAGCTCGAGCAGATGTTCGCGGACTCGGCGCCCGCGCCGGCCCTCGATCGGAGGCCCGTCGCGCTCGTGGTGCCGCACGCGGGCTGGCGCTGGTCCGGCGTGGTCGCCGCCGCCGCGTTCCGCAACCTCAAGCGAGGAGATTTTTCCCGCGTCGTGGTATTGGGACCTTCGCACCACGTGCCGTTCGACGGGTTCTCGGTCACGGACGCCGACGCGTACGCGACGCCGCTGGGCGACGTTCCGGTCTGCCAGCTCGCCGTGGAGGCCCTGCGCGACGGGAAGCTCGTCCGAACCGTTCCCGGGGCGGAGGAACAGGAGCACAGCGTCGAGATCGAGCTGCCCTTTCTCCAGAGGGCGCTCGGACCGTTCTGCGTCGTCCCGATCGTCGTCGGGGAGACCACAACGGAGAGCCGGAAGGCCATGGCGGAGAGGCTCGCGCGCCTCCACGACGGGAAGACGCTGTTCGTCTTCTCCAGCGACTTCACGCACTACGGACCCCGGTATCGCTACGCTCCGTTCGGCCCGTCGGCCGTGGTCGCGAGGGGGAGGATTCGCGCGCAGAACGAACGCGCCGTTGACCTCATCCTCAAGAAGGACGCGGAAGGGTTCCTAAAGCACCTCGAGGAGACGCGGGACAGCATCTGCGGGCGCGAAGGCATCGGCGTCCTCCTCGAGCTCCTGCCGAGGATCTCGCCGAAGGCCGAGGGAGTACTCCTCGCACGTTACGCCTCCATCGACATCCCTCAGGTCGAGGACGACAACTCGGTCACGTACGCCGCGATCGCCTTCGTCGAGGGCAGGCCGTCCGGCGGCAAGACGATGGAGACGCCTCCCGCGCACGAAACCTGCTCGGCGTCCGCCCCGCCTTTCGAAGCGGCCTTCGGCCGGAAGCTCCTGGCCCTTGCGCGGGCGACCGTCGAAACGCAGCTCGGGGGCTCGGCCGCGATGGACGCGGCGCTCGCAGCGCTCCCGCGGGACCGGAAGGACCTCGATCAGCTCCGCGGCGTGTTCGTGACCCTGAACCGGACCGACCCGGTCGAGGTCGCCCGCGAGGGAAAGCTGAGAGGGTGCGTCGGCCAGATCTTCCCGGTGCTGCCGCTTCGGAACGCGGTCATCGTCGCAGCCGTCAACGCGGCGCTCCACGACGGCCGGTTCGAGCCGGTCCGGGCCGAGGAGCTGCCACGCCTCGAGGTCGAGATCACGCTGCTGTCCCCCCCGAAGACGGTCGCCTCGTGGCGCGACATCAAGCTCGGGACCCACGGGATCGTGATCGACAAGGCCGGCCGCCGGGCCGTGTTCCTCCCCCAGGTCCCGGGGGAGCAAGGATGGACGCTGGAGGAGACGCTCTCGCACCTCTCCCGCAAGGCGGGTCTCCCGTCCGACGCGTGGAAGGAAGGGGCGGCGTTCTCCGTATTCACCGGGCAAGTGTTCCGCGAGGGGCAGGAGGCGGAGCCGTCCCGGAGATGA
- a CDS encoding 4Fe-4S binding protein: protein MPGLEILASGAPKRGSGRSAYAPRAVRLVYQGFFLVLFLLALWAMTDEGIRRFPVRWLFHLDPLSAVGLLLSSWILPAGLLWSLAIVGLTVLLGRAFCGWVCPIGTLHHVASWVTRRLRHGPAIETNRWRPHYRLKYLLLIAALVAAAAGSLLTGLLDPLSLATRSIGSALSPALFAVLAVGGFRARIFEGAWLTGAVFVALLVLNRWIARWWCRALCPLGALLGWIARAAIFRIEVDFDGCTHCNRCAADCQGADEPFSKHRISECHVCLNCIDACPEGAIAFRAFVPAAAPSGGVDLRRRQILGAALAGAALIPLSRASAGSASAPGPLAIRPPGACPEAEFLSRCVRCGACVNACPTTALQPSMGEAGIEGVYTPVLVPRRGWCEPSCTLCGHVCPTGAIRPLGPDEKGWTKPEAEAIRIGTAFFDPGRCLPWGADIPCIVCQEVCPTSPKAIWLEPVEVAVRDGGVVRLERPHMDPSRCVGCGLCEAKCPVNDLAAVRVTRVGESRSRGSSFTLRPARRPS, encoded by the coding sequence ATGCCGGGGCTTGAGATCCTCGCCTCCGGAGCGCCGAAGCGTGGCTCGGGCCGAAGCGCGTACGCGCCGAGAGCGGTCCGGCTCGTTTACCAGGGGTTCTTCCTCGTCCTGTTCCTGCTCGCGCTGTGGGCGATGACCGACGAAGGGATCCGCCGGTTCCCGGTGCGGTGGCTGTTCCACCTCGATCCGCTATCGGCCGTCGGGCTGCTCCTGTCGTCGTGGATCCTGCCGGCCGGGCTCCTGTGGAGCCTCGCGATCGTCGGTCTCACGGTCCTGCTCGGGCGGGCGTTCTGCGGATGGGTCTGCCCGATCGGGACGCTCCATCACGTCGCATCGTGGGTCACGCGGAGGCTGCGCCACGGCCCGGCGATCGAGACGAACCGGTGGCGTCCCCACTACCGTCTCAAGTATCTCCTCTTGATCGCGGCGCTCGTCGCGGCGGCCGCGGGAAGCCTCCTCACGGGGTTGCTCGATCCGCTCTCGCTCGCAACGCGGTCGATCGGCTCCGCGCTCTCGCCGGCGCTCTTCGCGGTGCTCGCCGTGGGAGGCTTCCGCGCTCGGATCTTCGAGGGGGCCTGGCTCACCGGGGCGGTCTTCGTCGCGCTCCTGGTCCTGAACCGCTGGATCGCGCGCTGGTGGTGCCGGGCGCTGTGCCCGCTCGGCGCGCTGCTCGGTTGGATCGCGCGGGCGGCGATCTTCAGGATCGAGGTGGACTTCGACGGCTGCACCCATTGCAACCGATGCGCCGCGGACTGCCAGGGCGCGGACGAGCCCTTCTCCAAGCACCGTATCTCGGAGTGCCACGTCTGCCTGAATTGCATCGACGCCTGCCCCGAAGGGGCGATCGCGTTCCGCGCGTTCGTGCCGGCCGCGGCGCCGTCGGGCGGCGTCGATCTCCGCAGGCGCCAGATCCTCGGCGCGGCCCTGGCGGGGGCGGCGCTGATCCCGCTCTCGAGGGCTTCTGCCGGCTCCGCCTCGGCGCCCGGGCCGCTCGCGATCCGGCCACCCGGCGCCTGCCCGGAGGCGGAATTCCTCTCGCGCTGCGTCCGGTGCGGGGCCTGCGTCAACGCGTGTCCGACCACCGCGCTCCAGCCCTCGATGGGCGAGGCGGGCATCGAGGGGGTGTACACCCCGGTCCTGGTGCCGCGACGGGGCTGGTGCGAGCCGAGCTGCACCCTCTGCGGGCACGTGTGCCCCACCGGGGCGATCCGGCCCCTCGGGCCGGACGAGAAGGGGTGGACGAAGCCGGAGGCGGAGGCGATCCGGATCGGGACCGCGTTCTTCGATCCCGGGCGCTGCCTCCCGTGGGGCGCGGACATCCCCTGCATCGTCTGTCAGGAAGTCTGCCCGACGAGCCCCAAGGCGATCTGGCTCGAGCCGGTCGAGGTCGCGGTCCGGGACGGCGGTGTCGTGAGGCTGGAGCGGCCCCACATGGACCCGTCGCGATGCGTCGGCTGCGGATTGTGCGAGGCGAAGTGCCCGGTCAACGACCTGGCCGCCGTCCGGGTCACGAGAGTCGGCGAGTCGAGGTCTCGCGGATCCTCGTTCACGCTCCGTCCCGCGAGGAGGCCGTCATGA
- a CDS encoding DUF362 domain-containing protein — protein sequence MSDGRPRREFLRRLGQAGLVLGAAGAAGALGLFSPGRWRAARVAKAPPDRRVPDLAGKPRLAVARGEAAAAAVRAAVDAVGGIERFVHPGETVLVKPNMAWDRTPEQGANTDPDVVAEVVRLCFEARAARVVVADVPVHDAVRVAERSGIARAARSAGAEVQIPPGAGFVLASIGGVVLDDWEVFAPALAADRLINVPVVKVHGLTRLTCGLKNGYGLLGGTRARLHQQISASIVDLSVAFRPTLTVVDATRVMLRGGPTGGRLDDVKRVGAIAAGTDPVALDAWGATLLGLDPREVPHVALAETRGLGSIHAGTRPLGEIHAGA from the coding sequence GTGAGCGACGGGCGTCCGAGGCGCGAGTTCCTACGCAGGCTCGGCCAGGCCGGGCTCGTCCTCGGCGCCGCGGGGGCCGCCGGCGCACTGGGGCTCTTTTCCCCTGGGAGGTGGCGCGCCGCGAGGGTGGCGAAGGCGCCGCCGGACCGCCGCGTGCCGGATCTTGCCGGGAAGCCGCGCCTGGCCGTGGCGCGCGGCGAAGCGGCCGCCGCGGCGGTGCGCGCGGCAGTGGACGCGGTGGGAGGGATCGAGCGGTTCGTCCACCCGGGCGAGACGGTCCTGGTCAAGCCCAACATGGCGTGGGACCGCACCCCGGAGCAGGGAGCGAACACCGACCCGGACGTCGTCGCCGAGGTGGTGAGGCTCTGCTTCGAGGCGCGGGCGGCCCGGGTCGTCGTGGCCGACGTGCCGGTCCACGACGCCGTGAGGGTCGCGGAGCGGTCCGGGATCGCAAGGGCCGCCCGGAGCGCGGGGGCCGAGGTGCAGATCCCGCCGGGAGCCGGTTTCGTGCTGGCGTCCATCGGCGGAGTGGTCCTGGACGATTGGGAAGTGTTCGCCCCGGCCCTCGCCGCCGACCGCTTGATCAACGTCCCGGTGGTGAAGGTCCACGGACTGACCCGCCTAACCTGCGGCCTCAAGAATGGCTACGGCCTCCTGGGCGGGACGCGGGCGCGCCTCCACCAGCAGATCTCCGCCTCGATCGTGGACCTGTCCGTCGCGTTCAGGCCGACGCTCACCGTGGTGGACGCGACCCGGGTGATGTTGCGCGGGGGTCCCACCGGGGGGCGGCTGGACGACGTGAAGCGGGTGGGAGCCATCGCCGCGGGGACCGACCCGGTCGCGCTCGACGCGTGGGGCGCCACGCTCCTCGGACTCGATCCCCGGGAGGTCCCCCACGTCGCGCTCGCCGAGACGCGCGGCCTCGGATCCATCCACGCGGGGACGCGCCCCTTGGGGGAGATCCATGCCGGGGCTTGA